Proteins encoded within one genomic window of Granulicella pectinivorans:
- a CDS encoding glycosyltransferase family 2 protein produces MSRRNITIMTPCYNEEDNVLNVYNQVRAVMATLADKYEYEHVFIDNSSRDNTVAILKWIAREDPNVKIIVNSRNFGHIRSPIHALFASRGECVISIVADLQDPPPMIVDMLREWENGAYCVLGIKRTSEEASLMFWLRKQYYKLAERLSSIETIQNYTGFGLYDRKVIELVRSFDDPYPYFRGMIAEIGLPTVRLLYDQPVRKFGITKNNWYTLYDIGMLGIINHSKVPLRLASFAGFAGAFVSFLVAIGYFIAKILFWSTFTVGIAPMLIGVFFVMSIVLVCLGIMGEYVGAIYTQLQHRPYAVELTRVNFETGFGTPRQEPVTLNGITSGNPLTVTAVAP; encoded by the coding sequence ATGAGCCGCCGAAACATCACCATCATGACCCCCTGCTACAACGAAGAGGACAACGTCCTCAACGTCTACAACCAGGTACGCGCCGTGATGGCCACGCTCGCCGACAAGTACGAGTACGAGCATGTGTTCATCGACAACTCCTCCCGCGACAACACCGTCGCGATCCTGAAGTGGATAGCGCGTGAAGATCCGAACGTGAAGATCATCGTGAACTCGCGGAACTTCGGACATATCCGCTCGCCCATTCATGCGCTGTTCGCTTCGCGCGGAGAGTGCGTGATCTCCATCGTGGCCGACCTGCAGGATCCGCCGCCGATGATCGTCGACATGCTGCGTGAGTGGGAGAACGGCGCCTACTGCGTGCTGGGCATCAAGCGCACCAGCGAAGAGGCCTCACTGATGTTCTGGCTCAGGAAGCAGTACTACAAGCTGGCCGAGCGACTGAGCTCCATCGAGACGATCCAGAACTACACCGGATTCGGTTTGTACGACCGGAAGGTAATCGAACTCGTCCGCTCCTTCGACGATCCGTATCCATACTTTCGCGGCATGATCGCGGAGATCGGACTGCCCACCGTACGGCTGCTGTACGACCAGCCCGTACGCAAGTTCGGCATCACCAAGAACAACTGGTACACCCTGTACGACATCGGCATGCTCGGCATCATCAACCATTCCAAGGTGCCCCTGCGTCTGGCAAGTTTCGCCGGGTTCGCCGGTGCGTTCGTCAGCTTTCTCGTTGCGATCGGATACTTCATCGCGAAAATTCTTTTCTGGTCCACCTTCACGGTGGGCATCGCGCCGATGTTGATCGGCGTCTTCTTCGTGATGTCCATCGTGCTGGTCTGCCTAGGCATCATGGGAGAGTACGTGGGTGCGATCTACACGCAGCTCCAGCACCGCCCGTATGCGGTGGAGTTGACGCGCGTGAACTTTGAAACCGGCTTCGGCACACCGCGCCAGGAGCCAGTCACCCTGAACGGCATCACCTCCGGCAACCCGCTGACAGTCACCGCGGTAGCCCCTTAA
- a CDS encoding sugar phosphate isomerase/epimerase family protein → MPKTYGIMQGRLAPPEDGRFQSFPRAAWREEIPRAREAGLDYIEWIHDDYDKGANPIFTPEGRAELAALKAASNIKTPALCGDWFMDFPFLRCTPEEREAREQHLHELLPIAAAIGATRMVIPIVDNSKIQTEADKDIIVEVLNRALPLAEQAGVELHLETDLNPEDFAAFMARIPHPMLKVNWDSGNSSGLGYIASEEFAAYGDRIGSIHIKDRYRKPEGGIETRPLGTGSADFDDVFACMQRIDYKGGVTLQVARGTPGDEVNFIQTQLAYIKRYWS, encoded by the coding sequence ATGCCCAAAACCTACGGCATCATGCAAGGCCGCCTCGCCCCTCCCGAAGACGGCCGCTTCCAATCCTTCCCCCGGGCGGCCTGGCGAGAAGAGATCCCGCGCGCCCGCGAAGCCGGCCTCGACTACATTGAGTGGATTCACGACGACTACGACAAGGGCGCGAACCCCATCTTCACCCCGGAAGGCCGCGCCGAACTAGCCGCCCTCAAAGCCGCCAGCAACATCAAAACCCCCGCCCTCTGCGGTGACTGGTTCATGGACTTCCCCTTCCTCCGCTGCACGCCGGAAGAGCGCGAAGCCCGCGAACAGCACCTCCACGAGCTCCTCCCCATCGCCGCCGCGATCGGCGCAACCCGCATGGTCATACCTATCGTCGACAACTCGAAGATCCAGACCGAAGCCGACAAGGACATCATCGTCGAAGTCCTCAACCGGGCCCTCCCGCTGGCAGAACAAGCAGGCGTAGAACTCCACCTCGAAACCGACCTCAATCCCGAGGACTTCGCAGCCTTCATGGCCCGCATTCCCCACCCGATGCTCAAGGTCAACTGGGACTCCGGCAACTCCTCCGGCCTCGGCTACATCGCCAGCGAAGAGTTCGCCGCCTACGGAGACCGCATCGGCTCCATCCACATCAAGGACCGCTACCGCAAACCCGAAGGCGGCATCGAAACCCGCCCCCTCGGCACCGGCTCCGCCGACTTCGACGACGTCTTTGCCTGCATGCAGCGCATCGACTACAAAGGCGGCGTAACCCTCCAGGTAGCCCGCGGCACTCCCGGCGACGAAGTCAACTTCATCCAGACCCAGCTCGCCTACATCAAGCGATACTGGTCTTAG
- a CDS encoding GtrA family protein yields the protein MSVEDIEVAGVPTIPEEPRAKTSLVPGGQFLRYLCVGVFNTVFGYLTYAIAFTLLSAVVPARLLYLAAPAGAILSTPLNITVAFFGYKFFVFRTRGNYLKEWLKCFAVYGTGMLPGLFALSAITRLLQSLLHHHATQLIPILLTLESHLTGRALATLQHIGHASTMAGYLAGALTMGFTTVFGFIGHKKVTFATKPS from the coding sequence ATGTCGGTCGAGGACATTGAGGTCGCCGGGGTTCCTACGATCCCCGAAGAGCCACGCGCCAAGACGAGCCTCGTTCCTGGCGGCCAGTTCCTGCGCTACCTCTGCGTGGGTGTCTTCAACACGGTCTTCGGATACCTGACCTACGCCATCGCCTTTACGTTGCTCAGCGCCGTCGTGCCCGCGCGCCTGCTTTACCTGGCGGCACCGGCGGGGGCCATCCTTTCGACGCCGTTGAACATCACCGTCGCGTTCTTCGGCTACAAGTTCTTCGTCTTCCGGACAAGGGGCAACTACCTCAAGGAGTGGCTGAAGTGCTTCGCGGTCTACGGGACGGGCATGCTGCCCGGGCTGTTCGCGCTCTCGGCCATCACGCGTCTGCTTCAGAGCCTTCTGCACCACCACGCCACGCAGTTGATCCCCATCCTTTTGACGCTGGAATCGCATCTCACCGGCAGGGCGCTTGCCACGCTCCAGCACATCGGCCACGCCAGCACGATGGCCGGCTACCTGGCGGGAGCGCTGACGATGGGGTTCACCACCGTGTTCGGCTTTATCGGCCACAAAAAAGTCACCTTCGCGACTAAACCCTCCTGA
- a CDS encoding SDR family NAD(P)-dependent oxidoreductase yields MNLRLTDQVVFVAGSSRGIGRAIATALLEEGARVVFTGRNEETLERTIADVATAENHSRILPISGDFTDHNSIRSAFATTIGHFGRIDHLIANLGTGSGTPGATPPPDDWTRLFEQNFFASVRLTEACLPHLRNYGGSILYISSIVAVEATPAPLPYCAAKAALNNYAKNLSRHLAGDNIRVNTICPGNILFPGGTWERHLKKNREPVEAMLLSEVPQNRFGTPEEIASLAAYLCSPLAAFSTGGTYIMDGGQTRSI; encoded by the coding sequence ATGAACCTTCGCCTTACCGACCAGGTCGTCTTTGTCGCCGGCTCCTCCCGGGGAATCGGCCGCGCCATCGCCACCGCACTTCTTGAAGAAGGAGCCAGGGTCGTCTTCACCGGGCGCAATGAAGAGACGCTCGAGAGAACCATCGCCGATGTAGCGACCGCGGAGAACCACAGCCGCATCCTGCCCATCTCCGGCGACTTCACCGACCATAACTCCATCCGCTCCGCCTTTGCCACGACGATCGGCCACTTCGGCCGGATCGATCACCTTATCGCAAACCTGGGCACCGGCTCCGGTACGCCCGGCGCGACACCTCCACCGGATGACTGGACGCGTCTCTTCGAGCAGAACTTCTTCGCGTCCGTCCGGCTGACCGAAGCCTGCCTTCCGCACCTGCGCAACTACGGAGGTTCGATCCTGTACATCTCCTCGATCGTCGCGGTGGAGGCAACGCCGGCCCCGCTTCCCTACTGCGCGGCCAAGGCTGCGCTCAACAACTACGCGAAAAATCTCAGCCGCCACCTCGCCGGCGACAATATCCGCGTCAATACCATCTGCCCCGGCAATATCCTCTTTCCGGGCGGCACCTGGGAGCGGCACCTGAAGAAGAACCGCGAGCCGGTCGAGGCCATGCTGCTGTCCGAGGTTCCGCAAAATCGCTTCGGCACCCCAGAAGAGATCGCCTCGCTGGCAGCCTATCTTTGCTCGCCCCTGGCGGCTTTCTCGACCGGCGGAACCTACATCATGGACGGCGGCCAGACGCGCAGCATCTAA
- a CDS encoding ammonium transporter, with translation MMLPFAVSGVQVLAQAPAATAPATDADRMAALEKQVAANTAAAAAAQTAGDNGWMLVSAALVLMMSGPGLALFYGGLVRKKNILGTMMQTFAMMGVITVLWALVTYSLAFGDGNAFIGGLHNVFLRGVGLMPDPRYAATIPLQTFMVYQLMFAIITPALITGAFAERMKFSAMLVFMVLWAFIVYSPMAHMVWGVGGFLNVTGGKFPCLDFAGGTVVHVTSGVSALVTALYMGKRLGYPKIPMPPHSVVLSFIGACLLWVGWFGFNAGSALGAGTLATSAFVATHFGAAAAACGWSAAEWLRQGKVSALGAISGCVAGLVGITPAAGFVTPMGALWIGLIVGVFCYFMVVKVKALFGYDDSLDAFGVHGAGGTLGAILTGLFARAFINPGVNIDGFFAGNHKQLLNQFVGVGIAWSLSIVGTLLILFVVDKTIGLRVSEEDERTGLDLSQHGEEGYDWAH, from the coding sequence ATGATGCTTCCTTTCGCGGTGAGTGGGGTGCAGGTGTTGGCCCAGGCTCCGGCGGCTACTGCTCCGGCAACGGATGCGGACCGGATGGCGGCGCTCGAGAAGCAGGTCGCGGCGAATACCGCTGCGGCAGCGGCTGCGCAGACGGCTGGCGATAACGGCTGGATGCTGGTGTCGGCGGCTCTGGTCCTGATGATGAGCGGTCCCGGGCTGGCTCTGTTCTACGGCGGCCTGGTGCGCAAGAAGAACATTCTCGGCACGATGATGCAGACCTTCGCCATGATGGGCGTGATCACCGTGCTGTGGGCGCTGGTGACGTACTCGCTGGCCTTTGGCGACGGCAATGCGTTCATCGGCGGGCTGCATAACGTGTTTTTGCGTGGTGTGGGGCTGATGCCCGATCCTCGTTACGCGGCGACGATTCCGCTGCAGACGTTCATGGTGTATCAACTGATGTTTGCGATCATCACTCCGGCGCTGATTACGGGCGCGTTTGCGGAGAGGATGAAGTTTTCAGCCATGCTGGTGTTCATGGTTCTGTGGGCGTTCATCGTATACAGTCCCATGGCACACATGGTGTGGGGTGTGGGCGGCTTCCTCAATGTGACGGGCGGCAAGTTCCCCTGTCTCGATTTCGCGGGCGGTACGGTGGTTCACGTGACGTCGGGCGTATCGGCGCTGGTGACGGCGCTTTACATGGGCAAGCGCCTTGGCTATCCGAAGATTCCGATGCCTCCGCACTCGGTGGTGCTGAGCTTTATCGGTGCCTGTCTGCTGTGGGTGGGCTGGTTTGGATTCAATGCCGGTTCGGCTCTGGGCGCGGGCACGCTGGCGACCTCGGCATTCGTGGCGACGCACTTTGGCGCGGCGGCTGCTGCCTGCGGATGGAGCGCAGCGGAGTGGCTGCGGCAGGGTAAGGTTTCGGCTCTGGGAGCGATCTCGGGCTGCGTGGCCGGGCTGGTCGGCATTACACCGGCAGCGGGCTTCGTGACGCCGATGGGCGCTCTCTGGATCGGGCTGATTGTGGGCGTGTTCTGCTACTTCATGGTCGTCAAGGTGAAGGCTCTGTTCGGCTACGACGACTCGCTGGATGCCTTTGGCGTCCACGGTGCGGGCGGAACGCTGGGAGCCATCCTGACCGGGTTGTTCGCGCGTGCGTTCATCAATCCCGGTGTCAACATCGACGGTTTCTTTGCCGGCAACCACAAGCAGCTTCTCAACCAGTTCGTGGGCGTCGGCATTGCCTGGTCGCTTTCGATCGTGGGCACTCTCCTGATACTGTTTGTGGTCGACAAGACGATCGGTCTGCGTGTCAGTGAAGAAGATGAGCGCACTGGACTTGACTTGTCGCAGCATGGCGAAGAGGGTTACGACTGGGCTCACTAA
- a CDS encoding N-acetylneuraminate synthase family protein, giving the protein MSTVKIGNKLVGAGQPCYVIAEIGINHNGDVDLAKRLISVAVAAGCDAVKFQKRTIDVVYTAAELATPRPNPFGTTNGDLKHGLEFDYEDFAEIDAFCKSVKIPWFVSPWDEGSVDFMEQFDTPVYKIASASLTDDNLLKHIRKTGKPVIASTGMSTYDEIDHAVAVLGTDDLILMHTTSTYPAKYEQLNLRAIPTMAARYHLPIGYSGHETGIPTSVAAAVLGACCVERHITMDRAMWGSDQAASLEPNGISRLVRDIRLCEQSMGDGIKRVYDEEIPVMKKLRRVGAAV; this is encoded by the coding sequence ATGAGCACTGTCAAGATCGGCAACAAACTTGTAGGCGCAGGCCAGCCCTGCTACGTGATCGCGGAGATCGGCATCAACCACAACGGTGACGTCGACCTGGCAAAGCGCCTGATCAGTGTCGCCGTAGCCGCCGGTTGCGATGCCGTCAAGTTCCAGAAGCGCACCATCGACGTGGTCTACACGGCCGCGGAACTCGCGACCCCACGCCCCAATCCCTTCGGCACCACCAACGGCGACCTGAAGCATGGTCTCGAGTTCGACTACGAAGACTTCGCCGAAATCGATGCTTTCTGCAAGTCCGTGAAGATCCCATGGTTCGTCTCCCCCTGGGACGAGGGTTCAGTTGACTTCATGGAGCAATTCGATACTCCGGTCTACAAGATTGCCTCGGCATCGCTGACCGACGACAACCTGCTGAAGCACATCCGCAAGACCGGCAAGCCCGTCATCGCCTCCACCGGCATGAGCACCTACGATGAGATCGACCACGCCGTCGCCGTTCTCGGCACCGACGACCTCATCCTGATGCACACCACCAGCACCTACCCGGCGAAGTACGAGCAGTTGAACCTCCGCGCCATCCCCACGATGGCCGCTCGTTACCACCTGCCCATCGGCTACTCCGGCCATGAGACCGGCATTCCCACCTCCGTCGCCGCTGCCGTTCTCGGCGCCTGCTGCGTGGAGCGCCACATCACCATGGACCGCGCCATGTGGGGCTCCGACCAGGCGGCCTCACTGGAGCCGAACGGCATCAGCCGCCTCGTCCGCGACATCCGCCTCTGCGAGCAGTCGATGGGCGATGGCATCAAGCGCGTCTACGACGAAGAGATCCCGGTCATGAAGAAGCTGCGCCGCGTCGGAGCAGCCGTCTAG
- a CDS encoding SDR family oxidoreductase: MSLDPNHRVKDLFDLTGRVAIITGGAGLLGYHHGAILAAAGASVVLLDLAGANPALRAEQLQMAHGPECLGLAADITSEHSLQEARDQILAKFGRIDILINNAANNPKVETKDGATSQAWSRLENLPLQVWNDDINVGLTGAFLCARTFGAQMVKQNSGVIVNVASDLALIAPDQRLYRKDGVPEDHQPVKPVTYSIVKTALIGLTRYLATYWTAHNIRCNSISPGGVYAGQPEEFTAKLNQLIPMGRMAHKDEYQGAILFLCSDASSYMTGTNLVVDGGRSCL; the protein is encoded by the coding sequence ATGTCCCTTGATCCGAACCATCGCGTGAAAGACCTCTTCGACCTCACCGGCCGCGTCGCCATCATCACGGGCGGCGCGGGTCTGCTCGGCTACCACCACGGAGCCATCCTCGCGGCTGCGGGCGCCTCGGTCGTCCTGCTGGACCTCGCAGGCGCCAACCCGGCGCTGCGTGCCGAGCAGCTTCAGATGGCGCACGGTCCGGAGTGCCTCGGGCTGGCAGCCGACATCACCAGCGAGCACTCGTTGCAGGAAGCTCGCGACCAGATCCTCGCGAAGTTCGGGCGGATCGACATCCTGATCAACAACGCCGCGAATAACCCCAAGGTCGAGACCAAGGACGGTGCCACCTCGCAGGCGTGGTCCCGGCTGGAGAACCTTCCGCTCCAGGTGTGGAACGATGACATCAACGTCGGTCTGACCGGGGCGTTCCTGTGCGCGCGGACCTTCGGTGCCCAAATGGTCAAGCAGAACTCCGGTGTGATCGTGAACGTGGCCTCGGACCTCGCGCTGATCGCGCCCGACCAGAGGCTCTACCGCAAGGACGGCGTGCCTGAAGATCACCAGCCGGTGAAGCCGGTGACCTACTCGATCGTCAAGACGGCGCTGATCGGACTGACACGGTACCTGGCGACCTACTGGACCGCCCACAACATCCGCTGCAACTCCATCTCTCCGGGCGGCGTCTACGCCGGCCAGCCGGAGGAGTTCACGGCAAAGCTCAATCAGTTGATTCCGATGGGGCGCATGGCTCACAAGGACGAGTACCAGGGCGCGATCCTGTTCCTGTGTTCCGATGCGAGCTCCTACATGACCGGCACGAACCTCGTCGTCGATGGAGGCCGCTCCTGTCTCTAG
- a CDS encoding thiamine pyrophosphate-binding protein, with product MKLSDYVVKFVADLGVTNVFLVTGGGAMHLNQSLGAEKRIHSICNSHEQASAICAEGYAKASNGLGVCMVTTGPGGTNAVTGVAGAWCDSTPTLYISGQVKRPDRMFAPDGTPLGMRQLGVQEVDIVSIVKPITKYAVTILEPLDIRYHMEKAVWLALNGRPGPVWIDIPLDVQAGPIPDPETLRSFDPESPSESGHIVKGSDFAAEVTTFIEKFNASERPLLFAGNGIRLARAEKEFEELRTFLNVPTVATWCAADLVPSEDATYVGRPGSVAARGANFALQNSDLLLAIGVRLDFAITGYAPHNLAREAWKAAVDIDAAELNKLHPYLQQPIQADAKAFLTELLKRKSELKPRDFKPWLARCADWKTRYPVVTDEHRKPEGLVSIFNLSEVLGTEVSKEDRLVVGNSGSGIEIYLLACPTLHSQRLYHTAGLGSMGYAIPMAIAVAIANPGREVIAVDGDGGFQFNIQELETIHRLQLPIKFFVLNNDGYSSIRASQKAYFGSASIGADRNTGLTIPNLSKVGASYGLGTYVIHDQTNLTADVRKVLDMPGPVLCDVNVLPDEVRAPRLQSYQKEDGSFVSKPLEDLFPFLPREEFLANMIVKPLPE from the coding sequence ATGAAGCTTTCTGACTATGTAGTGAAGTTCGTCGCCGATTTAGGCGTGACCAATGTCTTCCTCGTCACCGGTGGCGGAGCCATGCATCTCAACCAGTCGCTCGGCGCCGAAAAGCGCATCCACTCCATCTGCAACTCGCACGAGCAGGCCTCCGCCATCTGCGCCGAGGGCTACGCCAAAGCGTCGAACGGACTTGGCGTCTGCATGGTCACGACCGGCCCCGGCGGCACCAACGCCGTCACCGGAGTCGCGGGTGCGTGGTGTGACTCTACGCCAACCCTCTACATCTCCGGCCAGGTCAAGCGCCCCGACCGCATGTTTGCGCCCGACGGCACCCCCCTCGGCATGCGCCAGCTCGGCGTTCAGGAAGTCGACATCGTCTCCATCGTCAAACCCATCACCAAGTACGCCGTGACGATCCTCGAGCCGCTCGACATCCGTTACCACATGGAGAAAGCCGTCTGGCTCGCTCTCAACGGACGCCCCGGCCCCGTCTGGATCGACATCCCCCTCGACGTACAGGCCGGCCCCATCCCCGACCCCGAAACCCTCCGAAGCTTCGATCCCGAAAGCCCGTCCGAATCCGGCCACATCGTCAAGGGCTCCGACTTCGCGGCCGAAGTCACCACCTTCATCGAGAAGTTCAACGCCTCCGAGCGCCCCCTTCTCTTCGCAGGGAACGGCATCCGTTTGGCCCGCGCCGAGAAGGAGTTCGAAGAACTCCGCACCTTCCTTAACGTCCCCACGGTCGCCACCTGGTGCGCCGCCGACCTCGTCCCATCCGAAGACGCGACCTACGTAGGCCGTCCCGGATCGGTCGCCGCCCGAGGAGCCAACTTCGCCCTCCAGAACTCTGACCTGTTGCTCGCCATCGGGGTCCGTCTCGACTTCGCCATCACCGGCTACGCCCCCCACAACCTCGCCCGCGAGGCCTGGAAGGCAGCCGTCGACATCGACGCCGCCGAGCTCAACAAGCTGCACCCCTACCTCCAGCAGCCCATCCAGGCCGACGCCAAGGCGTTCCTCACTGAACTCCTCAAGCGCAAATCCGAACTCAAGCCCCGCGACTTCAAGCCCTGGCTCGCCCGTTGCGCCGACTGGAAGACCCGATACCCCGTCGTCACCGACGAACACCGCAAGCCCGAAGGCCTCGTCTCTATCTTCAACCTGTCGGAAGTCCTGGGCACGGAAGTCAGCAAGGAAGACCGGCTCGTCGTCGGCAACTCCGGCTCCGGCATCGAGATCTACCTCCTCGCCTGCCCCACGCTCCACTCACAGCGCCTTTACCACACCGCCGGCCTCGGCTCCATGGGCTACGCCATCCCCATGGCCATCGCGGTAGCCATCGCCAACCCCGGACGCGAGGTCATCGCGGTCGACGGAGACGGCGGATTCCAGTTTAACATCCAGGAGCTCGAGACCATCCACCGCCTCCAGCTTCCCATCAAGTTCTTCGTCCTGAACAACGATGGCTACTCCTCCATCCGCGCCAGCCAGAAAGCCTACTTCGGCTCCGCGTCGATCGGGGCAGACCGCAACACCGGCCTCACCATCCCGAACCTCTCGAAGGTGGGCGCCAGCTACGGCTTGGGCACCTACGTCATTCACGACCAAACCAACCTCACCGCCGACGTCCGCAAGGTCCTCGACATGCCCGGCCCGGTCCTCTGCGACGTCAACGTCCTTCCCGACGAGGTCCGCGCCCCCCGCCTGCAGTCCTACCAGAAGGAAGACGGCTCCTTCGTCTCCAAGCCCCTCGAAGACCTCTTCCCCTTCCTGCCTCGCGAAGAGTTCCTCGCCAACATGATCGTCAAACCATTACCCGAATAA
- a CDS encoding alpha/beta hydrolase, translating to MNFEKRLAGLVLAGCTALAMGQASAAAPTGWVTPGMKAGTEMLLWPDGPGGKNGAPGAQGETAADRPTLRVYLPTVPNPTKTGVVVAPGGGYTHLSMNKEGEDIALWLNAHGVAAFVLRYRLGPVYHHPIEIGDAHRAIRTVRERAAEYGIAADHIGMWGFSAGGHLTATAGTRYDAGEASSADPIERMSSKPDFLVLSYPVITLEAPLAHAGSRKYLLGDTPDPALVSELSAEKHVTADTPPTFLFATTDDGTVPVLNSVMFYEALVKAKVPAELHLYQHGPHGVGLAPGFPDLKGWSDLLAAWMRARGLMGQ from the coding sequence ATGAACTTCGAAAAAAGACTGGCGGGGCTGGTTTTGGCGGGTTGCACGGCTCTGGCGATGGGACAGGCTTCGGCGGCCGCACCCACGGGCTGGGTGACGCCCGGCATGAAGGCGGGAACCGAGATGCTTTTGTGGCCGGATGGGCCGGGCGGCAAGAACGGCGCGCCGGGAGCCCAGGGGGAGACGGCCGCCGACCGGCCCACGCTGCGGGTTTATCTGCCGACGGTGCCGAATCCGACCAAGACCGGTGTGGTGGTCGCACCAGGCGGTGGGTATACGCATCTCTCGATGAATAAGGAGGGCGAGGATATCGCGCTCTGGCTGAATGCTCATGGCGTCGCGGCCTTCGTGCTTCGCTACCGGCTTGGGCCGGTGTATCACCATCCCATCGAGATTGGCGACGCGCACCGGGCTATCCGGACGGTGCGGGAGCGGGCGGCGGAGTATGGGATTGCCGCGGATCATATAGGGATGTGGGGCTTTTCGGCGGGTGGACACCTGACGGCAACCGCAGGGACGCGCTATGACGCCGGTGAGGCAAGCTCGGCGGACCCGATCGAGCGGATGAGCAGCAAACCCGATTTTCTGGTGCTGTCGTATCCGGTGATCACACTCGAAGCTCCCCTGGCGCATGCCGGATCGAGAAAGTATCTTCTGGGCGACACGCCGGACCCCGCTCTGGTGAGCGAACTCTCCGCGGAGAAGCATGTGACCGCGGATACGCCACCCACGTTTCTCTTTGCGACGACTGACGACGGGACCGTCCCAGTGCTGAACAGCGTGATGTTCTATGAGGCTTTGGTGAAGGCGAAGGTGCCGGCTGAGCTGCATCTGTACCAGCATGGGCCGCATGGGGTGGGGCTGGCTCCGGGGTTCCCGGATCTGAAGGGGTGGTCTGACCTTCTGGCGGCCTGGATGAGGGCTCGTGGCTTGATGGGGCAGTAG
- a CDS encoding SDR family oxidoreductase, with amino-acid sequence MPITAADLRTSSLFSLEGKTAVLTGASGFLGRTFALALLANGARVVALGRSDRLQSEAKTWANEFGADKIAVHQIDMYATEALNGLCDRIAADEKSIDILINNAHELGANTGFNIPEGSLENASMDQWMKNLQGGVYWAVQTTQRLGIKMKEQKRGSIINIATMYATVAPRPQLYEGTTSLNPPGYSASKAALAAFTRYTASFWGREGVRANCISPGPFSNTEDTTENAVAEDSPFVQKLKGYTVLNRIGRPIELCGALLYLASDASTYVTGQNLIVDGGWTAV; translated from the coding sequence ATGCCTATCACCGCCGCCGACCTCCGCACCTCCAGCCTCTTCTCCCTCGAAGGCAAGACCGCCGTCCTCACCGGGGCCTCCGGCTTCCTCGGCCGCACCTTCGCCCTCGCGCTCCTCGCCAACGGAGCCCGCGTCGTGGCCCTCGGCCGATCCGACCGCCTCCAGTCCGAAGCCAAGACCTGGGCCAACGAATTCGGCGCGGACAAGATCGCCGTCCACCAGATCGACATGTACGCGACCGAGGCCCTCAACGGCCTCTGCGACCGCATCGCCGCGGACGAGAAGTCCATCGACATCCTCATCAACAACGCCCACGAACTCGGCGCGAACACCGGCTTCAACATCCCCGAGGGCTCGCTCGAAAACGCCAGCATGGACCAGTGGATGAAGAACCTCCAGGGCGGCGTCTACTGGGCCGTCCAGACCACCCAACGCCTCGGCATCAAGATGAAAGAGCAAAAGCGCGGCTCCATCATCAACATCGCCACTATGTACGCCACGGTCGCCCCCCGCCCCCAGCTCTACGAAGGCACCACCTCCCTCAACCCCCCAGGCTACAGCGCCTCCAAGGCAGCCCTCGCCGCCTTCACCCGCTACACCGCCAGCTTCTGGGGGCGCGAAGGCGTCCGCGCCAACTGCATCTCCCCCGGCCCCTTCTCCAACACCGAAGACACCACCGAAAACGCCGTTGCCGAAGACTCCCCCTTCGTGCAAAAACTCAAGGGCTACACCGTCCTCAACCGCATCGGCCGCCCCATCGAGCTCTGCGGAGCCCTCCTCTACCTCGCCTCCGACGCCAGCACCTATGTAACCGGCCAGAACCTGATTGTGGATGGCGGCTGGACGGCTGTTTAG
- a CDS encoding KdsC family phosphatase codes for MAKRSKQLTDGLQNLQAIAFDVDGTLTDGTLTWNASDPASESKSFHFADIMGISLARRLGIQLALISGEPSPLVDRFADKLRIPHVIKGCRDKATALREWSEKTGAPLADTCFFGDDVNDLWAMEIAGLCACPADAAEEVVRYVSAHPRGFVSQQLGGAGAVREFVDALLKVRNLEGKHVFKLRPPE; via the coding sequence ATGGCAAAGCGATCCAAGCAACTTACCGATGGCCTGCAGAACCTGCAGGCCATCGCCTTTGACGTCGATGGAACACTCACCGACGGAACCCTCACCTGGAATGCCTCCGACCCCGCTTCCGAGTCGAAGTCCTTTCACTTCGCCGACATCATGGGAATCTCGCTGGCGCGCCGCCTGGGCATCCAGCTCGCCCTCATCTCCGGCGAGCCCTCGCCCCTCGTCGACCGCTTCGCCGACAAGCTCCGCATCCCTCACGTCATTAAGGGCTGCCGCGACAAGGCCACGGCACTCCGCGAGTGGTCCGAAAAGACGGGAGCGCCTCTTGCCGATACCTGCTTTTTTGGCGACGACGTGAACGATCTCTGGGCCATGGAGATCGCCGGCCTGTGCGCCTGCCCGGCCGACGCCGCGGAAGAGGTGGTACGTTACGTCTCGGCCCACCCGCGAGGCTTCGTCTCCCAGCAGCTCGGCGGAGCCGGTGCCGTCCGCGAGTTCGTCGACGCCCTCCTGAAAGTCCGCAACCTCGAAGGCAAACACGTCTTCAAACTCCGCCCACCCGAGTAA